Genomic DNA from bacterium:
AACCGTTCGTAGTCTCTTCGACATGATCATCCTTTCGCCTAACGTCCGTGTACGCGGATCCAGCCGCGAGAGCTGCGGATCAAGAGCCGCGGGCCGCCTTTTCCGAGGGCGCCCTGGGCGCGGTTTTCCGTCGTTTCGAGGTTCGCAGCGAGGCCCTCGGCAATCTCGACCTTGCCCCGGGTCACGGCTGCGTCCAGTTCGGCATCGGCATCGGCCGGAAGCTGGACGTCGATGTTCCCCTGCTCTGCGACCAGGCCGCCGACAGGTGCTCCGACGAAGCTGACCGCCAGTTGCCCCTCTTCCGTGCGCGCCTCCACCGGGCCCGCGGCCTCCGAAACCTCGATGTCTCCTGAGAGGGTCTTGGCGATGGCGTGCCCGCCTACATACATGCTCGAGGTGGATCCCGCCGTTCGTGGATCGCGCCTCGACATTGCCCGAAACCCAGACGGCCCGGATGCCACCATCACTGCAGCTCGCATCCAGGTCGCCGTTGATCTCTTCGATTTCTGCGTCGCCATCCTGCACGCGAAGCTTGACCGGGCCTTCGATGCCGCGTACCTCCACGTCGCCGTCCTCGGTGCGCAAGCGGACGGAGCCGACGAGGTCTTCGATCCGGACCGGGGCACCCTTCGAGCGGACATCGATGGACGTCTTCTCGGGTACCCAGATGCGAACTCGTATGTTCGGCCCTCCGAACAACCAGGAACTCGCACCGGTAACGCGGATTTCGATCCGCACTCGGCCCGCCCGTTCTTCGAGTCTCGGCTCGACATTCCAGCTGCCCCAGCCGTCGGATAGGACTTCGACCCGCACCTCATCTACCTGGTGGCTGCGCAGGGTCAGGCTGCCCGGATCCGGACGGAGCCCTTCGCCGAGATCGAATTCCACTTCGACCGTTCCACCGGGGGCGTCGGGGAGGGCTTCCTCCCAGGTTTCGGCCAGGCTCGGCGTGCCGAGCAGGGCCACGGCCAGGGGCATGGCGAGGAGGAGGACGAGCCGGTGGGGCATGGTCGCGTTGAAAAGCAAGCGGCGTGCCATCGGGGAGGGGCCCTCGGGAGCGGCGTACGGCGCCTGGAGGCCGCCGCGACACCGGAAGTGGATTGAAAGGTGCAGGGTCGGTGCTGCAGCCCGCAGTGTCCAGCCTGCGCCAAAGGCCCGGGTTCCTATTCTGCCGAGATGACGAATGCCCGGGTTGCCGCTGTGCTCTTCGATCTCGATGGCGTACTGATCGATTCCTATCAGGTCTGGTTTTCGCTGCTGAATGGGGCCAGCTCGGATTGGGGTTACCCGGCCATCTCGGCCGGGGTCTTCCATGCATGCTGGGGGCAGGGATTGCAAGCAGACCGTGAGCGCTTCTTCCCGCACCAATCCATTCCGGAGATCGAGGCCTACTTCGAGGCTCATTTCAAGGATCACTGGGCTCGTCTCGAGACGACGCCCGAGGTGCCGGCCGTCTTTGCCCACATCGCGAAGCGTGGGCTCCCAACGGCCGTGATCACGAATACGCCCAATCCCCTGGCCAGCGAACTCGTGGAGCGCGCGGGGGCAAAACCGGATCTGGTCGTCGGGGGAACGGATGTCGCTCGTGCAAAGCCAGCACCGGACATGGTTCTCTACGCAGCTGAGCGCCTTGGCGTCGATGTTGGGCAAAGCCTCGTCGTGGGAGATTCAGCCTACGATCGCGACGCGGCACGAGCCGCAGGAAGCCGCTTCGCCGGGCTTGGGATCGAGGGCGACATCACGCTGAGGCAGCTGGACGAGTTGCGCGCATTCCTCTGAGGGCCTTCCGTTCGGGAGAGGTCGGGTATTCAGCAGCTTCGATCCGGTACCCTGGCGCCGTCCTTCAGCCCCTCGGGAGGTGGATTGGAAAGCACCGAAAGGGAAGACATCGAACGCGCCCCTGGGCCCGTCAGGACGCCTTCCGAGCGCGTTCCCCATTCGGTCATCGTCACCTACTGCCTACCGACCGTCGGCTCCGGCTTCATGTTCCTGCTCTTCAGCCTCTACATGATGAAGTTCGCGACGGATGTGCTGCTCATCGCTCCGGCCGCCATGGGAACCATCTTCGGGCTGTCACGGATCTGGGATGCGATTTCCGATCCGGTCGCTGGCTATCTCAGCGATCGAACCCGGCACCGAACGGGGCGCAGGCGCCCGTGGATCTTCATGTCGCTGTTCCCGATCGGCCTGGCGTACTGGATGGCGTGGAGTCCACCCATGGCGCTCTCGGGCGGGGAACTCACGGCCTGGACGGCGATCGGTGTCTTCGGCT
This window encodes:
- a CDS encoding DUF4097 family beta strand repeat protein: MYVGGHAIAKTLSGDIEVSEAAGPVEARTEEGQLAVSFVGAPVGGLVAEQGNIDVQLPADADAELDAAVTRGKVEIAEGLAANLETTENRAQGALGKGGPRLLIRSSRGWIRVHGR
- a CDS encoding HAD family hydrolase, yielding MTNARVAAVLFDLDGVLIDSYQVWFSLLNGASSDWGYPAISAGVFHACWGQGLQADRERFFPHQSIPEIEAYFEAHFKDHWARLETTPEVPAVFAHIAKRGLPTAVITNTPNPLASELVERAGAKPDLVVGGTDVARAKPAPDMVLYAAERLGVDVGQSLVVGDSAYDRDAARAAGSRFAGLGIEGDITLRQLDELRAFL